Part of the Nicotiana sylvestris chromosome 2, ASM39365v2, whole genome shotgun sequence genome, TTATCCAATACATAAGCAATTCTTCTATGCAGATACTTCCAAATTTACTAACTTGATATAATTTCTTTACCAaatctttatcaggaaaaagaaagaaaaacttgcAATTAGGACTAAAGTAAATAAAACTAGGAACAACCAACCCCTCAcaaaaaagctccaaaattcAAGAATCTGTCCCATCAATTGGAAATGGGTTCCAAAGCAAAAGCGAGAACAACAAGAGATTAGGCACAATAAATGGAATCAAAGGGTGAACATCACTTCCTAAATGTCTCCTTTTAAACCTTTTCCTCACATACAGTCTCCTCTGTTCATCTCCCCAGTGAGCTTCCTCTAATCCCTTGGCCAGTATCAATGGAGGGGGTTGTTGGTATGGGCATTTGGACCTCCAAGAAGTTT contains:
- the LOC104210025 gene encoding uncharacterized protein translates to MEDTRWDQRIQALTHIITNPTTKPSLDSQIFISSQVPCYLNWDYPPILCTKYSTNTFPSVNLRWALSVFLKRVSRLGAPETSWRSKCPYQQPPPLILAKGLEEAHWGDEQRRLYVRKRFKRRHLGSDVHPLIPFIVPNLLLFSLLLWNPFPIDGTDS